One part of the Anaeromyxobacter sp. Fw109-5 genome encodes these proteins:
- a CDS encoding prohibitin family protein has protein sequence MRRLPRTLLVSTLALAPLLEGCRWSTVDSGHRGIVFKALGGGTSREVLGEGLHVIPLWNRIIQYDMRVHEMKEQLSVLSSNGLPLRVEASVRFRPELEELFELQTQIGQDYDSKVIAPIVRSEARKVFGRYQPEEIYSTKREEIEQQIYSEVTRALKGKHVVVEAVLIRDVDLPEAIKTAISDKLAEEQRAQKMKFTLDRERQEAQRKQIEAEGILKYQNIVRQGLSAEYLQFKGIEATERLAASSNAKIVIVGGAKGGLPLIFQGDK, from the coding sequence ATGCGCCGCCTCCCGCGAACCCTGCTCGTCTCCACCCTCGCCCTCGCGCCTCTCCTCGAGGGCTGCCGCTGGTCGACGGTCGATTCCGGCCACCGCGGCATCGTGTTCAAGGCGCTCGGCGGCGGCACGAGCCGCGAGGTGCTGGGCGAGGGGCTGCACGTGATCCCGCTGTGGAACAGGATCATCCAGTACGACATGCGCGTGCACGAGATGAAGGAGCAGCTCTCCGTGCTCTCGTCGAACGGGCTGCCGCTGCGGGTCGAGGCGAGCGTCCGCTTCCGGCCGGAGCTCGAGGAGCTGTTCGAGCTGCAGACGCAGATCGGCCAGGACTACGACTCGAAGGTGATCGCGCCGATCGTGCGCTCCGAGGCGCGCAAGGTGTTCGGCCGCTACCAGCCGGAGGAGATCTACTCGACGAAGCGCGAGGAGATCGAGCAGCAGATCTACTCGGAGGTGACGCGCGCCCTGAAGGGCAAGCACGTCGTGGTCGAGGCGGTGCTCATCCGCGACGTGGACCTGCCGGAGGCCATCAAGACCGCCATCTCCGACAAGCTCGCCGAGGAGCAGCGCGCGCAGAAGATGAAGTTCACGCTCGACCGCGAGCGTCAGGAGGCGCAGCGCAAGCAGATCGAGGCCGAGGGCATCCTGAAGTACCAGAACATCGTGCGCCAGGGGCTCTCGGCCGAGTACCTGCAGTTCAAGGGGATCGAGGCCACCGAGCGGCTCGCGGCGAGCTCGAACGCCAAGATCGTGATCGTCGGCGGCGCGAAGGGCGGGCTGCCGCTCATCTTCCAGGGCGACAAGTAG
- a CDS encoding cellulase family glycosylhydrolase, whose amino-acid sequence MRAGAPAIILLFVAACEDGRDLEAEAAACAEGPPLVLPGVDGHLVALNAYYLQEEATRALRRGDPEAAAVEETLAKASALGVRALRTNAFNDGAQDTAMQVVPLVYDEVALRGLDLVLARARVHGLRLVLPLANRWDAYGGQRQYVAWAGLPAPREGDPRFFTERAVVEHFRAHVATLLDRVSTVDGLRWGDHPAVLAWELVNEPRADGVSREALRAWVDELAALVKAKAPGHLVGSGEEGLDAEEFALLTASPHLDYATVHLYPEAWGVPADWAAFFGAGFLSERIATARRLGKPLLVGELALRNDGLPLEDRRAIYRGWFRCIRAAGGAGVAPWLFAYDGRPDAWDPHTFYWRDGTDPADPVNRYADLVRDAAAVP is encoded by the coding sequence GTGCGCGCCGGGGCCCCCGCGATCATCTTGCTCTTCGTGGCCGCGTGCGAGGACGGACGGGATCTGGAGGCGGAGGCCGCCGCGTGCGCGGAGGGGCCGCCGCTCGTCCTGCCCGGCGTGGACGGCCACCTCGTCGCGCTGAACGCCTACTACCTCCAGGAGGAGGCGACCCGCGCGCTGCGCCGCGGCGATCCGGAGGCCGCCGCCGTGGAGGAGACGCTCGCGAAGGCCTCCGCCCTGGGCGTTCGGGCCCTGCGCACGAACGCGTTCAACGACGGCGCGCAGGACACCGCGATGCAGGTGGTGCCGCTGGTCTACGACGAGGTCGCCCTGCGCGGGCTGGACCTCGTCCTCGCGCGGGCCCGCGTGCACGGGCTCCGGCTGGTGCTGCCGCTCGCGAACCGCTGGGACGCCTACGGCGGGCAGCGCCAGTACGTCGCCTGGGCGGGGCTCCCCGCGCCGCGCGAGGGCGATCCGCGCTTCTTCACCGAGCGCGCGGTGGTCGAGCACTTCCGCGCGCACGTCGCCACGCTCCTCGACCGCGTCAGCACGGTGGACGGCCTCCGCTGGGGCGACCACCCGGCCGTGCTCGCCTGGGAGCTCGTGAACGAGCCGCGCGCGGACGGCGTCTCGCGCGAGGCGCTCCGCGCCTGGGTGGACGAGCTCGCCGCCCTCGTGAAGGCGAAGGCGCCCGGGCACCTCGTCGGCTCGGGCGAGGAGGGGCTCGACGCCGAGGAGTTCGCGCTCCTCACCGCCTCGCCGCACCTGGACTACGCGACCGTGCACCTCTACCCGGAGGCGTGGGGCGTGCCCGCGGACTGGGCCGCGTTCTTCGGGGCGGGGTTCCTCTCCGAGCGGATCGCGACCGCCCGCCGTCTCGGGAAGCCGCTCCTCGTGGGGGAGCTGGCGCTCCGCAACGACGGGCTGCCGCTCGAGGATCGCCGCGCCATCTACCGCGGCTGGTTCCGCTGCATCCGCGCGGCCGGCGGCGCCGGCGTCGCGCCCTGGCTGTTCGCCTACGACGGCCGCCCCGACGCGTGGGACCCGCACACGTTCTACTGGCGCGACGGCACCGACCCGGCCGACCCGGTGAACCGCTACGCGGACCTGGTCCGCGACGCGGCGGCGGTGCCGTAG